CGCTTCAGCAGGATGACGTGTACATTTTGGTCGATGCCGACTCAGCCGGGAACAGACTGCGCAAACAGATTAAGCAAGAACTGCCGAATGCGAGAGATTTGTACACGCGCAAGTCGTACGGAGAAGTGGCCAGGACGCCACTAGAGTACTTAGCGAAAATCTTTTCTGACGCCCACTTTGATATTGATGACAGTCTACTTGCGAAACACCAAAGGTCTAGCTACCCATCTTCGAAAGATTTGTGATGCCAGTGCTTCTTCGCTTGACGAATTATCGTCCGGCATGCATGATGACAGTTGAATTCAACCGATACGTGAAGCAGCCAGTTCATCGGACTGGCTGCTTGTGTATTCGAGGAAGTGTTGGAGGTGCTGCGGTGACTCAGTATCTGGAGAAGACGCTGCGCGAGAACATGAGGCGCGAACTCCAGGCCGCGAAGCTATACGAAGCGGCAGCTGCGCGGGAAAAGGACAGCCGCCGTCAGGGCATCTTGTTGAAGCTCGCCGACGTCGAGTATCGTCATGCGCAATTGTGGAAGAAGAAATTGGACGAACTCGGAGCCGAGACGGCCACGTCACCTGAAGTGGTAGAGGTGCCGAAGGCGACGAGCCTTACGCAATTACTAGAT
Above is a genomic segment from Alicyclobacillus acidoterrestris containing:
- a CDS encoding toprim domain-containing protein — translated: MHTSSTSRKVIIVEGKTDKARILRVIREDVEVVCTKGTLSYEWVENEIVPLQQDDVYILVDADSAGNRLRKQIKQELPNARDLYTRKSYGEVARTPLEYLAKIFSDAHFDIDDSLLAKHQRSSYPSSKDL